Genomic DNA from Desulfurivibrio alkaliphilus AHT 2:
CGGACCCCTGGTTTTCAGCCATCCCCAGCGGGAGCCATGGCGCACCATTGGGGTTTTCCTGAAGGTGGCGGGTATGGCTCCGGAGCGCTCCTCATCGCTGTTCAGCCGTTTATACCCCCGGTTTGGCCACACTCGGCAGCAGTGCGACGAAGCCTACGCCCTGGGGCGGCAACTGGCCACCCGCCTGAAAAGTGGGGTGGGCGCGGAAAAAGTGCGCGACTTTAAATGCCTCCCCTGAACTACTAAAACGTCAACGTTCAGCCTACCACTCAATCCCCTTCTGGGCCTTGATCCCTTTTTGGAAAGGATGCCGGATCTCCTGCATTTCCGTCACCAGATCGGCAGCTGTCAGCAATTCCGCCCCTGGGTCGCGGCCGGTGACCAGCAGGTGCATGGTTGCCGGCCGCTGCTGAAAAATCGGCAGCACTTCGCCGGCCTTAAGAATGCCGAAATGGATCAGATAGCTGAACTCATCCAGGATCAGCAGGTCGCAGCTGTCGGCCTCGAGCTTTCGGCAGGCCAGTTGCCAGCCGGCCAGGGCGCTTTCCCGGAACCGGGTCATCTCCCTGTCCCGCCAACTGAAGCCCGAGCCGACCTGGTGAATTTCCACCAAACCGGTGGTGGCCGCGAGCTTTTCGAGAGCGTGCAGTTCGCCGCAGGCCCGGCTTTTCACAAACTGGATAAGGCAAACCCGCAGCCCCTGGCCGACGGCCCGCAGCGCCTGGCCGAAAGCGGCGCAGGTTTTCCCTTTACCGTGGCCGGTATAGATGATGAACAGTCCGGTGGTCATGGTTTTGGTTCCGGTGGTTGAGGTGGGGCCTGGCGGCGAAATTTTTCCAGTTGCTGCCGGTAATAACGGCCGTTGTCGGAGGCGGCCAGGGCGGCTTTGGCGGCGGCCACCGCCTTGTCCCGCTCGCCGTTGCGCCACCAGGCCATGGCCAGGGTGTCGAGAATATGGGCCTGGGGGGCCAGGGCTGCCGCTTGCAAAGCCAGCTCCAGGGCCCGGGGGTAGTCGTGGACGGCAGTATCTTCGGCGGTGAGCAGCAGCCAGGCCAGATTGTTCAACACATCCGGATGTTCAGGGGCCAACCCCAGGGCCTCTTCATAAGCGCCGATGGCGGCCCGGTATTCTCCCTGAAAATAACGCAAATCCCCCAAGTGCTGCCGCCAAACGGGGTTTTCCGGCTCCCGGCGGATCTCCTCTTTGATGATGATTTCGGCCAGTCGCAGGCGCGCCTGTTCTTCCGCCTGCTCGCCGGGCAGTTGCCAGAAGGCGAGCAGCAGGCCGAGCAGCAGCAGCAAAAACAGACCCATGGCCCGGCCCACTTTGCGGTGGTGCTGTTTGATCAGCCGGGGGTTATCATCGCAGGCGGCCAGAAAGTCTATCCGCTGGCCCAGGCTGAAGTGGTGCCAGCTGGGCAAATCACGGATGCGGCCGTCGGGGCCGGCGATCTTTTCAAAGACCCGGATCAGCGGGGCGGCGTGGCCCATTGCACTCAGGGCGTAAAGATCGGCCTGGCGCTCGAAATTGCGCATGAAAAAACCAAAGATAAAGCGAAAGTAAACAATGACCAGGGTCAGCAGGGTAACGGTGCCCAGCAGGCTGATAATGGCCCCTGCGGTCTGGCCGCTGACGGCCATGAGGCCGCCCAGCAGTTCGGAGTTCAGCAAAACGGCCAGCATGGGCAGGGAGGCCAGGTGGGCCAGCAGGGCAAAACCCAAAAAGAACAGGAGGTAAAGGGGGAGATGCCGGTGCCTGACATGGCCGATCTCATGGGCTACCACCGCTTCCAGTTCCTCCTGGTTTACGGTCTGCAGCAGGCCGGGGGTGATCAGCAGATAGCGAAAATGGCGGCTCAATCCCATTACCCCGGCGGTGAGCAATCTTCCTTCAAACAGAGGCCAGAGCATGATCTCCCGGAAACCGACCCGGTGGTGGCGGCAGAACTCCTCCAGTCGCCGGCGCAACGGACCGTCGGGCAGGGGTTGGCAGCCCCAGAGGCGGGTGGCCAGCCAGGGGAAAACCAGCAGCAACAGAAGAAAAAAAGTCAGGATCAGCAGGGGCTCTCCCCAGGCCGAGGTCAGCAGCCGTTTAACCGGTTCCAGAGGGGTCAGGCGCAGCAGGTCGGCGACAAAAGTGATCAGCAGCCAGGGCAGCAGGATCACCAGGTTGAGCTTGAGGTTGGAGAGCAGAAAGGCCTGGCCCGAGTGGTTGCCTCCGAAGATCAGGTTGTAGGCCGGCCGGCTGCGGTTCCAGACCAGCACCAGGTAGCAGAGAAACAGGGCCACCCCGGCATAGGGCACCAGGGTGGGCAGGAGGGTTGAACCGGGCAAGGAGGCAAAGTAGAATTTGATGTCCAGCAGGTAGACGTCGAGGGCAAAGTTGAAAACCGCCAGAATGGAAAGGCGTTTTTCCAGGCTGAAGTAGGCGGAGGCCTGGAAGGGGCCGGGGCGGCGAAAATAATAGTGGCAAAGGGCGGCAAACAGCAACGTTTTGCCGGCCAGCAACAGGAAGGTAACCGGCCCGGAGAAGGCCGGTTCATCGGGAATACCCCGGGTGGCCAGGATAATAATCACCACCAGGAGGTAAATAAGGTTATTGTAAGGCAAGGATAAACCCTTAGAGGAAGCTGCGTTGGCCGGTGAATTCCCGGAACAGGCGGTTGTTGTGGCGGTGGTATGCCGCCAGCAGGCGGGCCAGTTTTTCGCGGGTCAGGATATTTTCGGCCACGAAATATTCCCCGAACTTGCGCTGCAGTCTTTTCTGGGCCTGGATCAGCAGGCGCAATTGGGGATCGGTGAGCAGCCCCAGGGCATGGGCGGTTTCGCCAAAGCGCTGGTTGG
This window encodes:
- the cobO gene encoding cob(I)yrinic acid a,c-diamide adenosyltransferase; the encoded protein is MTTGLFIIYTGHGKGKTCAAFGQALRAVGQGLRVCLIQFVKSRACGELHALEKLAATTGLVEIHQVGSGFSWRDREMTRFRESALAGWQLACRKLEADSCDLLILDEFSYLIHFGILKAGEVLPIFQQRPATMHLLVTGRDPGAELLTAADLVTEMQEIRHPFQKGIKAQKGIEW
- a CDS encoding M48 family metallopeptidase yields the protein MPYNNLIYLLVVIIILATRGIPDEPAFSGPVTFLLLAGKTLLFAALCHYYFRRPGPFQASAYFSLEKRLSILAVFNFALDVYLLDIKFYFASLPGSTLLPTLVPYAGVALFLCYLVLVWNRSRPAYNLIFGGNHSGQAFLLSNLKLNLVILLPWLLITFVADLLRLTPLEPVKRLLTSAWGEPLLILTFFLLLLLVFPWLATRLWGCQPLPDGPLRRRLEEFCRHHRVGFREIMLWPLFEGRLLTAGVMGLSRHFRYLLITPGLLQTVNQEELEAVVAHEIGHVRHRHLPLYLLFFLGFALLAHLASLPMLAVLLNSELLGGLMAVSGQTAGAIISLLGTVTLLTLVIVYFRFIFGFFMRNFERQADLYALSAMGHAAPLIRVFEKIAGPDGRIRDLPSWHHFSLGQRIDFLAACDDNPRLIKQHHRKVGRAMGLFLLLLLGLLLAFWQLPGEQAEEQARLRLAEIIIKEEIRREPENPVWRQHLGDLRYFQGEYRAAIGAYEEALGLAPEHPDVLNNLAWLLLTAEDTAVHDYPRALELALQAAALAPQAHILDTLAMAWWRNGERDKAVAAAKAALAASDNGRYYRQQLEKFRRQAPPQPPEPKP